The genomic stretch GCGTTGGCCTTCTATAGTCATCAGGGGCACAGCCATTCCGCAGGAGGTCTGCACGAGGTCTACCTCAAGCACAAAGAGTTGCCGCGTGCCTGGCAAGGCAGGAAAGAGGGCCAACAGTTCGTCCCAGCCGTCGTCCCCCGGCTGGAGCATCTGTGCCTGCCCATACAGCCGCAAGATCAGCGGTGGTCCCTGAAACGCGCAGAACATCAGAGTCATACGCGGGTTTTGCAGAAGGTGCGCCGCCGTTTCGTTGCCGCTGCCGGTCACGTTGAGCCAGACCACCTGGGTTGGCCCCAGCACCCGCAGGCTGTCGAGGCCCTTGGGCGAGACGTTCACCCGCCCGTCTGGCGCAGCCGTCCCCACGAAAAAGAGAGGCTGCGCTTCTATAAAGGCGCGCAGATGGTCACTGATGGCCGGCAGTTGCTTTGCCATACCGCAGGGTACAGGGCATCAAAAAAAGAGGCCCCGCGAAGGGGCCTCTTCAAGTACTAGGGTCTTATTCGATGACTTTGGCAACGACGCCGGCGCCGACGGTGCGGCCACCTTCGCGGATGGCGAAGCGCAGGC from Deinococcus betulae encodes the following:
- a CDS encoding pyridoxamine 5'-phosphate oxidase family protein, yielding MAKQLPAISDHLRAFIEAQPLFFVGTAAPDGRVNVSPKGLDSLRVLGPTQVVWLNVTGSGNETAAHLLQNPRMTLMFCAFQGPPLILRLYGQAQMLQPGDDGWDELLALFPALPGTRQLFVLEVDLVQTSCGMAVPLMTIEGQREDLNRWAERQTPEDLTAYRERKNTLSIDGFPTGLPRW